A single region of the Duganella sp. BuS-21 genome encodes:
- a CDS encoding amidohydrolase yields MQASCTCGIDIHSHVVPEHFPAYLGSAAPADWPSMAPAYACHRHVVISGKVYRTVSERCWSPTRRIEDMDAMGLSLQVISPMPELLSYWMAPAAAAQLLRYINEQMAEMVGLSGGRLCALGAVPLQDMDLALAELDYVVDRLGFAGVEIGSNINGKPPGAPEFAPFFAAAEAKGAAVFVHALRPAGKERLVGPAQLQQALGYPTDIGLAAASVLTTNLIERHPKLRIAFSHGGGTLAALLPRLEQARRVFPALQEAMPCGPSEQARRLFYDALVFDAPTLQHLLASFGESQLMIGTDYPFAFHECKPLASINDAVADAALRTRLITHNAERFLGLPSTLQ; encoded by the coding sequence ATGCAAGCTTCCTGCACCTGCGGCATCGATATCCACAGCCACGTCGTGCCCGAGCATTTTCCGGCATACCTGGGCAGTGCCGCGCCGGCCGACTGGCCGTCGATGGCGCCGGCGTATGCGTGCCATCGGCATGTGGTCATTTCGGGCAAGGTGTATCGCACGGTGTCCGAGCGTTGCTGGAGTCCTACGCGCCGCATCGAGGACATGGATGCCATGGGCCTGTCGCTGCAGGTGATTTCGCCCATGCCGGAGCTGCTGTCCTACTGGATGGCGCCGGCCGCCGCCGCGCAGCTGCTACGCTATATCAATGAGCAGATGGCGGAGATGGTCGGCCTGTCCGGTGGCCGCCTGTGCGCGCTGGGCGCGGTGCCGCTGCAGGATATGGACCTGGCGCTGGCGGAACTCGACTACGTGGTCGACCGGCTGGGTTTCGCCGGCGTGGAAATCGGCAGCAATATCAACGGCAAGCCGCCCGGTGCGCCGGAGTTCGCGCCGTTCTTTGCGGCGGCGGAGGCCAAAGGTGCGGCGGTATTCGTGCATGCGCTGCGCCCGGCCGGCAAGGAACGCCTGGTGGGGCCGGCACAGTTGCAGCAAGCGCTCGGCTATCCGACCGATATCGGCCTGGCCGCAGCGTCGGTATTGACCACCAACCTGATCGAGCGCCATCCGAAATTGCGCATCGCCTTCAGCCACGGCGGCGGCACCTTGGCGGCGCTGCTGCCGCGCCTTGAGCAGGCACGCCGCGTGTTCCCTGCGCTGCAGGAGGCCATGCCTTGCGGTCCATCCGAGCAGGCTCGCCGGCTGTTCTACGACGCGCTGGTGTTCGATGCGCCAACCTTGCAGCACCTGCTGGCAAGCTTTGGCGAGAGCCAGCTGATGATCGGCACCGATTACCCGTTCGCTTTCCATGAATGCAAGCCTCTGGCGTCGATCAACGACGCCGTGGCCGACGCCGCGCTGCGCACGCGGCTTATTACGCACAACGCCGAGCGATTCCTCGGCCTTCCATCCACTTTGCAATAA
- a CDS encoding heme-binding protein translates to MTELNLAAANIILNAALQEAGSKGYRPMSAVVLDAGGHLVAMQRQDGASMFRADIATGKAWAAVAMGVHSRALMKRAADNPSFFGALASTGQGKFIPQVGGVLVKDAEGNILGAVGASGGTGDEDEAICIHGIVTAGLKAD, encoded by the coding sequence ATGACCGAACTGAATCTCGCCGCCGCCAATATCATTCTCAACGCCGCCCTGCAGGAAGCCGGCAGCAAGGGCTATCGTCCGATGTCCGCCGTGGTGCTGGACGCCGGCGGCCACCTGGTCGCCATGCAACGCCAGGACGGCGCCAGCATGTTCCGCGCCGATATCGCCACCGGCAAAGCCTGGGCGGCGGTGGCGATGGGCGTGCATAGCCGCGCGCTGATGAAACGCGCGGCCGACAATCCAAGCTTCTTCGGCGCGCTGGCCAGCACGGGCCAGGGCAAGTTCATCCCGCAGGTGGGTGGTGTGCTGGTCAAAGACGCCGAGGGCAATATCCTCGGCGCGGTGGGCGCCAGCGGCGGCACCGGCGACGAGGACGAGGCGATCTGCATCCACGGCATCGTCACCGCCGGCCTGAAGGCGGACTGA
- a CDS encoding MFS transporter: MNHASSGRGRAVLMLAHFAGMIDLVALPVWVGALVQHYRFDLEHAGMVVTAFLLGAVVASLLAAPRFNILPHRLLAMGGYAGAAVAFACASQVSDFAVLLPLHALAGLCLGTGLSMVHGAIGRSANPHRLFAMAGAALGVGAVVFYGAVPPAIAAGGGQTLFFVFAGLMAVTAAACSAFPHIATDPQHAQRHAPLSRVAWLAVLGVTCMALNQSITFAMLDRVGVMRGFGQERVNMVLLVCGFVNLLPAVLAGLLQQRLSATRVALIAPLVQATLAVIIASSPTFEPYALAASVFAAVMIFTHTFLFGLIARLDPSGRAVASTPAMMMTGAAIGPALAGSVAMRAGFDGLAVLAVVVGIAATCAFAYVSRHGRSAAGTPLAVVK; the protein is encoded by the coding sequence ATGAACCATGCAAGCAGCGGCCGTGGCCGCGCTGTATTAATGCTGGCGCACTTCGCCGGCATGATCGACCTGGTGGCCTTGCCGGTCTGGGTCGGTGCGCTGGTGCAGCATTATCGGTTCGATCTGGAGCATGCGGGCATGGTCGTCACCGCATTCCTCCTCGGCGCCGTGGTCGCCAGCCTGCTTGCTGCACCGCGATTCAATATACTTCCGCATCGCCTGCTGGCCATGGGCGGCTACGCCGGCGCCGCCGTGGCTTTCGCCTGCGCTTCGCAGGTCAGCGATTTCGCTGTGTTGTTGCCGTTGCATGCGCTGGCTGGCCTCTGCCTCGGCACCGGCTTGTCGATGGTACACGGCGCCATCGGCCGTAGCGCCAATCCGCACCGCCTGTTCGCCATGGCCGGCGCCGCGCTGGGCGTGGGCGCGGTGGTGTTTTATGGTGCGGTGCCACCAGCGATTGCCGCCGGCGGCGGCCAGACTCTCTTCTTTGTGTTTGCCGGCTTGATGGCGGTGACCGCCGCCGCCTGCAGCGCCTTCCCGCACATCGCCACCGACCCGCAGCATGCGCAAAGGCATGCGCCGCTATCGCGGGTGGCGTGGCTGGCGGTGCTGGGCGTGACCTGCATGGCGCTCAATCAATCGATTACCTTCGCCATGCTGGACCGCGTGGGTGTGATGCGGGGCTTCGGCCAGGAGCGCGTCAACATGGTGCTGCTGGTGTGCGGCTTCGTCAACCTGCTGCCTGCGGTGCTGGCGGGGCTGCTGCAACAGCGCTTGTCGGCGACCCGCGTGGCCTTGATAGCGCCGCTGGTGCAGGCCACGCTGGCGGTGATCATTGCCAGCTCGCCGACCTTTGAACCGTATGCGCTGGCCGCCAGTGTGTTCGCTGCGGTGATGATCTTCACCCATACCTTCCTGTTTGGCCTGATCGCCAGGCTCGATCCCAGCGGCCGCGCGGTTGCTTCCACGCCGGCCATGATGATGACCGGCGCCGCCATCGGTCCGGCGCTGGCCGGCAGCGTCGCCATGCGCGCCGGTTTCGACGGACTGGCCGTGCTGGCGGTGGTGGTGGGCATTGCCGCCACCTGCGCCTTTGCCTACGTCAGCCGCCACGGACGCAGCGCCGCCGGCACGCCGCTGGCCGTCGTCAAATAA
- a CDS encoding amidohydrolase family protein, translating to MNGIIFNNVRIFDGTHMLDTSGKGAVRVEGQRITQVSADGNIAPQDGDRVIDGAGATLMPGLIEAHAHLSWPSSVERFVPGMALPLEDLVLTTARNARILLDHGFTGAYSAGSLSKTVETTLKTFIDSGGMPGPRLVASSIERSPPSADELSPGQVEEHGTGPEAVRGFVRDCAALGAKSVKFLLSGEDALLPGASQQLLYSQEEASAAGEQARESNVWLAAHAQASDAVKMAIRAGFRVLYHCTYADSEALDMLEAARDDIFVAPAIGIIQATLDAAPPPHFDMSHMKRSAAEVLELQSKLIPELKRRGVRILPGGDYGFPFNPNGRNARDLELFVRLFGYTPVEALSAATLLGGQLMGQGEELGQIKPGYLADLLLVDGEPDQDVTVLQDRKRLRAIMKDGAFHKDPR from the coding sequence ATGAACGGCATCATTTTCAACAATGTGCGCATTTTCGACGGCACGCACATGCTGGACACCTCGGGCAAAGGCGCGGTACGCGTCGAAGGCCAGCGCATCACCCAGGTCAGCGCCGATGGGAACATCGCTCCTCAGGACGGTGACCGCGTCATCGACGGCGCCGGCGCCACGCTGATGCCCGGCCTGATCGAAGCCCACGCCCACCTGTCCTGGCCCAGCTCCGTGGAGCGCTTCGTGCCCGGCATGGCGCTGCCGCTGGAAGACCTGGTGCTGACCACCGCGCGCAACGCCCGCATCCTGCTGGACCACGGTTTCACCGGCGCCTACTCGGCCGGCTCGCTCAGCAAGACGGTGGAAACCACGCTGAAAACCTTTATCGACAGCGGCGGCATGCCCGGCCCGCGCCTGGTCGCATCGTCGATCGAACGCTCGCCGCCGAGCGCCGATGAACTGAGCCCGGGCCAGGTGGAAGAACACGGCACCGGCCCGGAAGCGGTGCGCGGCTTTGTGCGCGACTGCGCGGCGCTTGGCGCCAAGTCGGTCAAGTTCCTGCTCTCCGGCGAAGACGCCCTGCTGCCTGGCGCCTCGCAACAGCTGCTCTACTCGCAGGAAGAAGCCAGCGCCGCCGGTGAACAGGCGCGCGAATCGAATGTCTGGCTGGCGGCCCACGCTCAGGCATCGGACGCGGTGAAGATGGCGATACGCGCCGGCTTCCGTGTGCTGTACCACTGCACCTACGCCGACTCCGAAGCGCTGGACATGCTGGAAGCGGCGCGCGACGACATCTTCGTCGCCCCCGCCATCGGCATCATCCAGGCCACGCTGGACGCCGCGCCGCCGCCGCACTTCGACATGAGCCACATGAAGCGCAGCGCCGCCGAAGTGCTGGAATTGCAATCGAAGCTGATACCGGAACTAAAACGACGCGGCGTGCGCATCCTGCCGGGCGGCGACTATGGCTTCCCGTTCAATCCCAACGGCCGCAACGCGCGCGATCTGGAACTGTTCGTGCGTCTGTTTGGCTACACGCCGGTGGAAGCGCTTTCAGCGGCCACGCTGCTGGGCGGCCAGTTGATGGGCCAAGGCGAGGAACTGGGCCAGATCAAGCCGGGCTACCTGGCCGACCTGCTGCTGGTGGACGGCGAACCGGATCAGGATGTGACGGTGCTGCAGGACCGCAAGCGTCTGCGCGCGATCATGAAGGACGGCGCCTTCCACAAAGATCCACGCTGA
- a CDS encoding alpha/beta hydrolase: MSHPFEAVIRAAGAVIDPPFARNLYAPVLEQSPQGGTVERDLSYGSHARHKLDVYRPLGEAPQDGFPVLIFLHGGGFLRGDKAERENFGRYFSRNGVLSIVPNYRLAPEVQWPAGAQDASSVFAWARENIARHGGNPAHIVIAGESAGAAHVAAATLIQRFQPSGGVHPAGVALVSGVYNAGLELRAREQFGIATPDPRNEAYFGADLSRHAAMSTVDLIDAAPLPTFISYAELDPPQMQVQSGELFARLVTRHGYHPYIHVVRGHNHLTQVYAVNTGDDSLSAALLKFVRDLDS; this comes from the coding sequence ATGTCCCATCCTTTCGAAGCAGTGATCCGCGCGGCGGGCGCGGTGATCGACCCGCCGTTCGCCCGCAATCTCTACGCGCCGGTGCTGGAACAGTCGCCGCAAGGCGGCACGGTGGAGCGCGACCTGTCCTACGGCAGCCATGCGCGCCACAAGCTTGACGTGTACCGCCCGCTGGGCGAGGCGCCGCAAGACGGCTTTCCGGTGCTGATCTTCCTGCACGGCGGCGGCTTCCTGCGCGGCGACAAGGCCGAACGTGAAAACTTCGGCCGCTACTTCTCGCGCAACGGCGTGTTGAGCATCGTGCCGAACTACCGCCTGGCGCCTGAAGTTCAGTGGCCGGCCGGTGCGCAGGACGCCTCCTCCGTTTTCGCCTGGGCACGCGAGAACATCGCGCGCCACGGCGGCAATCCTGCGCACATCGTCATCGCCGGTGAATCCGCCGGCGCCGCACACGTGGCGGCGGCCACGCTGATCCAGCGCTTCCAACCCTCCGGCGGCGTGCATCCGGCCGGCGTGGCGCTGGTCTCCGGCGTCTACAACGCAGGGCTGGAGCTGCGCGCGCGTGAACAATTCGGCATCGCCACGCCCGATCCGCGCAACGAGGCCTACTTCGGCGCCGACCTGTCGCGCCACGCCGCCATGTCCACCGTGGACCTGATCGACGCCGCGCCCCTGCCCACCTTCATCAGCTATGCGGAACTCGATCCGCCACAGATGCAGGTGCAGTCCGGCGAACTGTTTGCACGCCTGGTCACGCGCCACGGCTACCACCCTTACATCCACGTGGTGCGCGGGCACAATCACCTCACCCAGGTCTACGCCGTCAACACCGGCGACGACAGCCTGTCGGCCGCGTTGCTGAAATTCGTGCGCGATCTGGATTCGT